In Candidatus Omnitrophota bacterium, the genomic window GTTTTAAATTTCAAAGGAGGCATTGTTTTTGGTATTAACCTTTGTTTAATAACCCAAAAAAAAAGAAAACTTTTGGAGAATTGGGGTTAGTTGTAAAACATAAGATAAGCCATCGTTTTCGTGCGTTAGAAAAGGCTAAAAAAATAATCCAGAAATATATTGAGAAACAAGCAGTAAGTTGATATAATCTATAAACTTTACGGGGCGTGGCTCAGTTTGGCTAGAGCGCCTGCTTTGGGAGCAGGAGGTCACAGGTTCAAGTCCTGTCGCCCCGATGTTTTAACGGGTATCAGACTGTTGACGCAGTCCCGCTTCATGTATTTGTAGAGATTTAGCAGGGCAAGTTCAGTTGTGCGAATTTGAGCACCTTAATTTTGATTTAGCGAAATCCTTGCGAGCATATGCGAGCAAGGAGGAGCACGAAGCAAAGGAGCAAAAAAATGTCCTTTAGAAAAGTTTGTTTCTTAGTCAGCTTATTGGTTTTATGCAGTAAATTTTGTTTCGCTCAAGAACTAATTCCTAAAGAGGCAGCCGATTATTACGTTAAGGGAGTCCAAGAGCAAAAAGCAGGTAATTTTGATGCTGCGAATATGAATTACCAGAAAACTCTCTTAATGGACCCTAATAATACAAAATGGAATAAGTTTATTCTCAATAATCGCGGAGTAATGTTTGCACAGAGCGGAGATTTGGAAACTGCGGAGAAAGCATTTAAAGAAGTTTTGCGTATGGACCCAGATTATACTCCTGCAAAGCTAAATCTTGGTTTAATCATTGATAAACGTAGAAGTAAGTGTGAATCTTTGGAGTATTGGGCTAAAGTTTTTAATTTAGAGAAGCGGAAACCTCGGGAATTGTTCGTTGATGAAGGTCTCCCGAAAGCTAAAAAATAGATAATAGATGTTGCGCCTGTAGCTTCCGCCACAAATCGTGGCGGACCCGCCAAGTATTTTGGCGGGCAATCTAAGAATTTAATTATTTGATAAGCAGAATATGCGCCTGTAGCTCAAATGGATAGAGCAACTGCCTTCTATAGGAGCCTTTATGCGGAAAGAAACGCATAAAGTGGATGTGGCTGTATGCAAGAAAGCCTAAGGTTTGAAACTATGGTAACTTGCAGGCAACCCAACTATTACAGGTAATCAAAGCCCAAAAAAGGAGATGGGTTTGCATCATACGAAAGAAAAAGCTGATTTAGGAGTAGCAAAAACTATCGCTGATTTAGTAAGTAAGGGCCACGTTCCTTGTGTTCCTTTATCTGAACATCAACCTTATGATTTAGTAGTTGTTTTGAATGAAGGGGCGATAGTAAAGTTACAAGTAAAATATGCTACCTTAAAACAGAATGGAGCAATTGAGGTAAAATTTAGAACAAGTTGGGCCGATAAAAATGGGTCCCATACCAGGAGATATAGTGAAAAAGAATTTGATTTTTACGCTATATTTTGTCCTGAGAAAGATATTGTTCTGTATATTCCTAACTCCTTAAATTGCCCAAAGACAATTCGTTTTGATCAAACTCATAATAACCAGAAAAAATACGTTAGATGGGCGAGAGATTATCTTGTAATAAAAGGGGAGTCCTCAGAGACTAAACGCCACACACCTGAAATGGTGAAGACATAGTCCAGACCGCAACAATTGGCCGAAGAAATTCGGTGCGGTATGCTAAGCCGTAGGTTGGCCGTTCGATTCGGCCCAGGCGCATTATTTTAGTCGGCAGTACTTCATCTTAAAATATGGAAATAAAAAATCCTCTCCAAAAATTCCATACCTTTAAAGAAATGAGTTTTCTTAAAAAAGTTGTTTTGATAGCGGTTTTAGTTTTTTTAGTCTTTACATTAATTGCATATGTATTTTTAAGTTTTACCGGCCGGCAGATTGCGATTAGAGAAATCGAGCGGTTTACTCATGAAAAAGTAACTGTCGGTTCTTTTTATATAGTTCCTCCGATGGATATGGAAATTAAGAACCTGAATATCGGAGAGCTGGGTAAGATAGACCATCTTTCGATTTCATTAAGTATCCCTTATCTTATTTTTGGGAAAATCGGGATAAATAGGCTTGTTATTGATAAGCCGGAATTGAATTTACACAGAGATAAAGAAAATATAAATGTGCCTGTTGCTGTAGCAAATAACATTACAGCATCATCTACCGTAAGAACCAAAACAGGGGAAAGGCCAAGAAGGAAACACCGCCGCATTATATTAAAAAGAGTTTTTGTAAAGAATGGCAAGTTAAACTTTACAGATAACGCAGCAGGTTCCTCTGGTATTAAAATTGTGGTTAAAGATGTTAATTTCAGCCTCACTAATCTTTTGACTTCTCCATTTAGCTCTAATACGAATTTTGATTTAAGCGGAAAGATTCCATGGAAAGAAGGGAAGGCCGAAGGAAAGATCAATGCTGAAGGCTGGATTGATTTTTATAAAAAGGATATGAAGGCAAAATTAAAAATATCCGATATAGATGGGGTTTATCTTTATCCTTATTATTCGGCATGGGTTGACTTGGAGAAGGCGCGTATTGCAAGCGCAAATCTTGATTTTACCAGCAATATAAATGGCAAAAATAATAATGTTACAGCTGAATGCCATTTGGAATTATCAAATATTGTAAGGAAAAAGAAACAGGTTGAAGAAGGGCAAAAGCCCGAGAATGTTTCTTTGTCAGTTTTAGATATTTTTAAAGCAATGGATCAAGGCAAGGTGGTTTTGGATTTTACGTTAAGGACAAAAATGGATAAGCCCGAATTAGGCTTTGGCAGTATAAAGATGGCTTTTGAGGAGAAGGTTGCTGAGCCAAAGACCTACAGAGGATTCAGGGCGCAGGATATTTTAGAATTTCCCAGCAGGCTTCTTGAAGGAGTATTTAAGGGATCGGCTGATCTTTCAAAAGCGGCAATTGATGGAATTTTTGCCGTAGGTAATGAGGCTAAAAAGAATTTTGAACCAAAACATAAAAGAAGGAAGCTTCCTTGATTTTAGTTTCCTTCTAGGGTATACTTTGAAAATGTTTTAATTATTAAGCTTGTAGCTGGGTTAGAGCATTAGACTGTAGGCTAATCCATCATCTTGACAGTTTTGTTGTTCTTTTATATAATAATCTCATGCCAAATCAAAAATGTAAGATTTGTGGTGAGGAATTCTATACAAAACCTTTTCATGCTAAAAAGGGTTGGGGTAAGTATTGCTCTATAAAATGCCGTTCTCAGTCTCAATTCAACGGAAAGTGGGTAGAATGTGCTTATTGTGGAAAGAAAATTTATAGAACCCCACGTGACTATAGAAAGTCAAAAAGCAAAAGATTCTTCTGTTCAGTTAGCTGCCATTGCTCGTGGGAAAATAAGAATGTCCGCTGTGGTGTGAATGCTCCAAATTGGGTTGCTGGAGAAAGCGCGTATCGCGATTTAATGCATAGATATAAAATACCTTTAAAATGTAAAATGTGTGGTATTTCTGATAAAAGAGTCCTTATCGTTCATCATAAAGACGGTAACCGTAGAAATAACACTATTGATAACTTAGAACGGCTTTGTTGTAATTGCCACGCCGTTATTCATGCGTAGTAGTTTTTGGTGGCTATAGCTCAATTGGCTAGAGCATCTGACTGTGGCTCAGAAGGTTTGCGGGTTCGATCCCCGTTAGCCACCCCATTTTTTATTTCATTGGAAGCAGATATGATTAAAAATAATTTATTTCGGAAAAACATAATTTTATTCCTTATTGTTATATTTTCTCTGGTTGGAATAACAATACCGGCATTTGCTGAATCTCAAGACGTGCAATCGTACACAAACGATTCCAATCCGCTCAAGAATGCGGTTATTCTTATTATTCGTCATGCTGAAAAACCAGCTGAAGGTTTTGAATTATCTCCTGCCGGCGAAGCGCGAGCCAAAGCTTACGCAGGATATTTTCAGAAATATATGATTGATGGGAAAATCGTAAAACTCGATTATTTATTTTCCACAGCTGATTCTAAAGAAAGCCATCGTCCACGCTTGACTATAGAGCCGCTTAGCAAGGCACTCGGTATGAAAATCGAAAGCCGCTTTCAGGATGATGATTTCGCCAAACTAGCCCAGGAAATTAAAGATTATCCGCACGGACAGAATCTTTTAATTTGCTGGCACCACGGTAAAATCCCGGGACTTTTGTCCGCCCTTGGGGCTGACCCTACAAAGCTTTTGCCCGATGGTAAATGGCCAGAGGAAGTCTTTTGTTGGGTTATGCAGCTTAGGTTCGATGAAAATGGCAAATTGTTTGACGCTCGGCGTGTCAATGAAGATCTTATGCCCGGAGATTCAGAACAAAATTAAAAACTTTTGTTGCTATAAGGCACTTAATGTCAAAAACGGAGGTTAGGATGAAGCGAATCTTTGGCGGGTTTGTTGCGGTAATTTTTTGCGTTGCAGCTTTAACTGGTTGTTCTACTAAAGGCGGAACCGGAGCTATTGTCGGCGGAGGGCTGGGAGCTTTGGCAGGAAATTTGATTGGAAGTAATGTAGCTGGAACTCTAATCGGCGCAGGAGTAGGTGCTGGAGTCGGATATCTTATCGGTAACGAAATGGATAAAGACAAAGCTAAGAAAATGCAGCAAGTTTCTGAAGATGAATTAAAGCCGCTTTCCGGGACAGCCTGGCAGGTGATTAAGATTAGCCCGCAGCCCAAGGAACCGGTTGTTTCAACGGTGGTGCGTTTTAATCCTGACGGAACAGCGGTTACAACCAAGACTCATGAGGACGGTAAGATTGAGAAAACTACGGAAAAATACAGGATTGTCGGAGATACTCTGATTTTTAATAATGATGGGTATATTGTTAATGATAAATTCAGCTTATCCGACGCAACCTTGGAGATATTTGCGGAAAAACACAGCATAACTTTACAGAAGATTTAATTAAATGCCCTTTTTGCGTTAGAATTCTGGGGGATAACGAGGAGTGAAAATTAATAAAAAAGTAACGCGCAGGTTTATAGATTTAGTACTTATTATTTTGTGCTTACTGGCGGTAGCGAATTCTTTTACTTTTGGATTAAATTTTACTGCTACAAAGAAAAGGCCGAAGCCAAAGGATGCCCGGATTGCAGAAAGGCTAAAGGCGCATGTGCATAAACTTTCTGAGGAGATAGGAGAGCGTAATCTTGATCATTATCCGAAGCTGGAACAGGCGGCAGAATATATCGCAAGAAAACTTGAATATTACGACTATACAGTTAAATTTCAGGAATATTTTTTAGAGGGCAAGGCAGTAAAGAATATTGTTGCCCGGAAAAAAGGATCAGTTTTGCCTGATGGAATCATTGTTGTGGGCGCGCATTATGATACTGTTGCTACTCCCGGAGCGGATGATAATGCAAGCGGCGTTGCCGTAGTTTTAGAGTTAGCCCGGATCTTAGTAAATAGCCCTACTTCAAGAAGTATAGAGTTTTGTTTTTTTACCTGCGAAGAGGATCCGTTTTTTAAGACGGAGCTTATGGGCAGCCGGTTATTTGTCCGATTAGCCCGCGCCGAAGCAAAGAATATCAGGTATGCTGTGATTTTTGATATGGTAGGTTATTACACGGATAAAATGAATTCTCAAAGATACTTTCCTTTAATAACTGGTTTGTTTCTCCCGAACAGAGGGAATTTTATCTCCGTATTCTCTAATTCCCGGTCCAGCGGTTTGAGTAGTTTCCTTATAAAATCTTTCCAGAGGAATTCTCGATTCCCCATTGTATTGTTAGCAACTAATTTTGACCCTACTATAGATTTCAGCGACCACTGGGCATTTTGGAAAGAGGGTTATCCTACGGTGATGGTAAGCGATACGAGTTCTCTTAGAAATAATAAATACCATACTAATGCCGATACATGGGATACGCTGGATTTTGATAGCATGGCTTGCGTGGTAGAGGGGTTTAGCGTTTCATTGCTTGAATTAGCTAACCGTAAGCAATAAAAGAATCATTTTTCTAAATCCAGAATAATATTGATATATTGAGGTATTGCGTCTATAATTAATCTAGTAAATTCCAAGAAATTTCCCTTTAGTTGTTATAAAAATGATTCAAGATTAAATAATTATAGTTAGTTTGTTGCAAACAACCTTTATTATGGGACTAAAACAGAAGATATGGAGTGAATTTAAGACTTACTGGGTCAATGTGCTTTATATAACTATATTTTTCAGCATTTTCACAAATTATAAAAGGTTAATATTAGCGCATTATAATATTAGCTATGGGCATTTCGGAATCAGTTTTATAAAAGGGTTAGTGCTGGCTAAGGTTATATTAATCGGAGAGCATTTAAAGGTAGGGCAGGGATTTGAAAACAGGCCATTAATTTTCCCTACTCTTTTTAAGTCATTCGTTTTTAGTATATGCGTTGCTATCTTAGGCATAATTGAAGCAATAGTTTCTATGCTTTTGCGCGGCGGGGCTCCTGCATTAACCTTTGGTTCGTTCATTAAATGCTTTTCGTATGAATGGTTTGCCGGGATGCTTGCAGTATCCATTATCTTTATTCCTTTTTTTGGGATGAGGGAGTTAGGCAAGGCGCTTGGGACAGGAAAAATCAGCGGTTTGTTTTTTCAAAATAAACCAAAGGATTCTTAACCTGAGAACTTCCCGGAATAGATATAATTGCGTTGATTTCTTATATTATATAGGAAAACAGCGCATTTTTTTTCTGAACAACAGCTTGACAAAATAACAGTAGAATGGTATACTCTTTTTTGAATAAGTATTCATTAATTGAATCATAATGTTAAAGAGCTGAGGTCAAAATGGTTCCATTTAACAGAAAAGAAAGAGACAAGTTGTTGCGTCAAAGCGATATATTAAAGGCTGCTGAACGTGTTTTTGCCGCAAAAGGATATTATAAAACCACAATTCAGGATATAGCTAAAGAGGCTCAGTATGCTGTGGGGACAATTTATCAGTATTTTACGGATAAGGAAATTTTATATTTAGAGCTTATTGAAAGAAAATTAGGAGATTTAATAACGGAAGTAAAAAAAGAAGTGGATAAAACAGGAGACACTAAAGAGAAGATTAAGGTTTTGGTGCGCCAGCAATTGACGTATTTTGAAAAGAATTTTGATTTCTTTAAGATTTATTTCTCAGAAAGAGGCGGGCTTCGTTGGGTGATCAAAGACAGGATTTCAAAGACCTCGGTTGACAGGTTTGTGAAATACATAGATTACATTGCTGAATTACTCAAAGATGCGCAAGAGAAATCTTTGATCAGGAAGGATTTAGAATCAGAAAAATTAGCGTATGTATTAATTTCAATGTTAAACGCGGTTATTATCCCTTGTTTTAAAGGAATAAGCAAAACAGAAAAAATAATTGATATGACAGATTTTATCCTTCAAGTTTTTTTTAAAGGGGTGGAACCGGGATAGGAGAAAAATGTACAGCAAAGTGGATTCCAATAAAATATTATTCGTTATCTTTTTTGCAGGTGTTTCGTCTCTGTTTTTGACGATAACTGGGTGTGGGAAGCAAGGCGAAAGGCCTGCGTATAAACCTGAAGTGGCTGTGGTAGAGATGCGTCCTGAACGGGTAGTTATTACGACTGAATTACCCGGACGAACAACTGCTTTTCTTACTGATGAAATCCGTCCCCAGATTAATGGCCTTATCCAGAAGCGTTTGTTCACGGAAGGTTCTGAAATCAAGGCAGGACAAGTGCTCTATCAGATTGATCCTGCTCCGTTCCAAGCGGCGTTTGATAAAGCTAAGGCTAACTTGCCTGCTCTGCGGTTGAAAGTTGATCGTTACAAGGAAGCACTCGTTGAAAAAGCAGTCAGTCAGCAGGAATTTGATGATGCGGATGCGTCTTTGAAACAGGCAGAAGCAGAAATGGAAATGGCGCGTATCAATCTTAATTATACAAAAATTGTTTCTCCGATTGCAGGGCGAATCGGGGCTTCCAGCGTAACTGATGGTGATATTGTGACAGCATATCAACCTGTGGCTCTTGCGACTATTCAGCAGTTGGATCCTATATATGTTGATATTCCTCAATCAACTGCAGAATTACTGCGGCTTAGAAATAGTTTGGAGGGTGGGCATCTAAAACATGATATTGAGAATCAGAATAAGGTAAAGCTTATCCTTGAAGATGGCACAGTATATTCTTCGGAAGGCGTGCTTCAGTTTCAGGATGTTACAGTGGACCCGACAACTGGTTCAGTTATCTTACGGGTAATTTTTCAAAATCCAAAAAGCGTTCTATTGCCGGGTATGTTCGTTCGGGCGATTATCACCGAAGGCGTTAATGAAAATGCTATTCTTGTTCCGCAGCAGGGGGTTTCACGTAACCCGAAAGGCGAAGCCCTTGCATTGATCGTAAATGCTGAGGATAAGGTTGAGCAACGCATACTTGTGCTTGATCGAGCTATCGGAGATAAATGGCTTGTTACTTCAGGGCTTAATCCTGGCGATAAAGTAATTGTTGAGGGAATACAAAAAGTTAGGCCTGGATCTTCGGTAAAGGTTATTTCATTTGACACTGGAAGTGAAAAATAAATTGAGTAAGAAGTAAACGGAGAATTATGATATCAAAATTTTTTCTTGAGCGTCCTGTTTTCGCCTGGGTAATTGCCATTGTTATAATGGTGCTCGGGCTTTTGGCAATTTATACTTTGCCTATTGCTCAATATCCCCCTGTTGCTCCGCCATCAATCAGAATCGGTGGTTTTTATACCGGTGCTTCGGCGGAAACAGTGGAAAATAGCGTTACGCAGATTATTGAACAGCAGATGACCGGTTTGGATAGGATGCTTTATATGTCTAGCAGTAGTGATTCTTCCGGTATGTCTTCCATTGAATTGACATTTGCTCCGGGTACTGATCCGGACATTGCCTGGACCAAGGTACAAAATAAACTTCAGTTGGCAATGCCACGCCTTCCTGATTCAGTGCAACGCAGGGGAATAACAGTCCAGAAATCCACCAGGAATTATCTGATAATTGTAGGGCTTGTTTCTGAAGACGGCAGTATGAACGAAGTTGATTTGCGTGATTACTTAAGCAGCGTTATACAGCCGGTAATCGCGCGTGTGCCCGGAGTTGGCGAAGCAGAGGCAATGGGCGGTGAATATGCAATGCGTATCTGGTTTGATCCTAAAAAACTGACTAGTTACGGATTGACAGTGGAAGATGTTATTCGGGCATTGCAAGATTATAATGTTGAAGTTTCCGGCGGGCAATTCGGCGGCGCTCCTGCTATAAAGGGACAGCGTTTAAATGCTTCTATTATTGTACAGAGTTTGCTTAAAACTCCTGAAGAGTTTGTCAATGTTCCTATTCGTATCAATCCGGATGGTTCAACTATCCGTGTTAAGGATATTGGCCGTGCCGAATTGGGTAGCGATATTTCCGATACAAAAGTATTTTTTAATAAAGGACAGCCTTCCTCAGCTATTGCAATTCGTCAAGAGCCGGGAGCTAACGCACTTAAGACTGTTGATGCAATCAAAGCAAAAATGGAAGAGTTGAGCCGTTATTTTCCGCAAGGCGTAAAGGCAACATATCCTTACGATACTACTCCTTTTACCCGTGTAGCTATAAAAGAGGTAGCTAAGACTTTAGTTGTTGCGATTATTTTGGTTTTTCTGGTTATGTATTTGTTCATGGGCAATATTCGCGCAACGCTTATTCCGACAATCGCAGTGCCGGTGGTCTTGTTGGGCACTTTTGGGGTGTTAGCATTGTTTGGGTATTCAATTAATATGTTGACGATGTTTGCCATGGTTTTGGCTATCGGGCTTTTGGTGGATGATGCTATTGTTGTTGTAGAGAATGTGGAAAGGCTTATGAGCGAGGAGGGGCTTTTGCCTCGGGAGGCCGCTGCTAAATCTATGGAGCAGATTACCCCTGCGTTAATCGGTATTGGTTTAGTGCTTTCAGCGGTATTTGGCCCGATGGCATTTTTCTCGGGATCCACAGGTATTATTTACCGGCAGTTTTCAGTAACCGTTATTGCTTCAATGCTTCTTTCAGTAGTCGTGGCCTTGGTTTTATCTCCGGTTCTCTGCGCTTCAATTCTAAAGCCAGTGCCAAAAGGGCATCAGCCTGCAGAGGGTGGTATTGCGATTTTGCGCCCTTTCTTCAGTTGGTTCGATAAGAATTTCTTTAAGACCCGCGATTTTTACATACGGCTGGTTGGACGCTCGTTTAACCAGAGTAAACGGTATATCTTTTACTATTTTTTAATCGTCGCAGTGATGTTGTTTGTTTTCTTAAGGATGCCTACAGGTTATCTGCCGGATGAAGACCAGGGGGTAATGTTGATTATGTGTAATTTACCTTCGGGATCAACGCTTGAACAGTCTGAGAAGGTGATGGAAAAAGTCCGACAGTATTTTGTAGACAATGAAAAAGAAGCAGTTGAGTCTATTTTAACGATTTCCGGTATGAATCATTCCGGCCACGGGCAAAATACCGGTATGGCATTTATTAAGCTTAAGGATTGGGATTTGCGTAATAAGCCAGAGCTTAAATCTGACGCTGTATCAAATCGCGCCATGATGGAATTTCTTTCATATAAAGAGGCGATGATTTTTGCTTTTTCTCCACCGGCCATCGTTGAATTGGGTAGTTCAAAAGGTTTTGAGTTTGAGTTGTTGGATCGAGGCGGCGCCGGGCATGAGAAATTGATGGAAGCCCGTAATCAACTTCTTGGCATGGCATACAAGGATCCACGTCTTACTCGCGTGCGAGCTAACGGGCTCGATGATGTTGCTCAATATAAAATAGATTTGGATTGGGATAAGGCGGGAAGTTTGGGTGTTTCTGTTGCTTCTATCCAGAATACAATTTCTACTACCTTTGGCAGCGCTTATGTCAATGATTTTATTAAAGATGGCAGGATTAAACATGTGGATATCCAGGCTGACGCGCCTTACCGCATGCTTCCGGATGATTTGAAAAATCTTTATGTGCGGAATACAAAAGGCAAGATGGTGCCTTATTCTGCTTTTGCTACGGGCCACTGGGTCTTTGGGTCTCCGAGGCTGGAGCGTTACAATGGTTTTCCGTCTATCAATATCTCGGGTGAAGCTGCAAAAGGAAAAAGTTCCGGAGAGGCGATGAATGTTATGGAGGAGCTTGCTGCGAAACTGCCTCGCGAATTCGGCTATGATTGGACAGGGCTTTCTTATCAGGAGAGGCAAGCCGGTGCCCAGGTAGGCCCGCTTTACGCTTTTTCCATCTTGATTATCTTTTTGTGTGTTGCGGCATTATACGAAAGCTGGTCGATTCCTATTGTTAATATGTTGATGTTGCCACTGGGTGTTTTTGGAGCGACGCTGTTAACTTCGTTACGCGGAATGCCAAACGATGTTTACTTCCAGATTGGGTTTCTTACTACCTTGGGTTTGTCCACTAAAAATGCTATCCTGATTATTCAGTTTGCACAGCAGCGCTTGGAGCATAAAGAAGAACTTGTTGCGGCAACCCTGGGAGCGGTAAAAACCAGATTCCGTCCGGTTATAATGACTTCATTGGCTTTCTTTTTCGGAGTCTTGCCTTTAGCTATATCTACTGGCGCAGGGGCAGGGGCACAGAATGCGATTGGAACAGCAGTTGTCGGAGGTATGCTCTCTGCTACATTTATTGATCTTATTTTTATTCCGCTATTTTTTATCATTGTAACCCGTTTTTTCGCAAATAAGGGTAAGTTGCAAACTGTAAAAGAAAAATAATATGAAACGAATACTTATTTTGATTATAGGAATTGCTATTTTCCTGAGTGGCTGTACTATGGCTCCGAAGTATAAGAAGCCGCAAGCTCCGATTTCCAGCAATTGGCCTACAGGGGATGCTTATTCTACAGACAAACAGGCAGCTAATGTTAAGGATGTTACTAAATTAAAATGGCGAGAATTTTTTACTGATCCGAGATTGCAAACGATTATTCAGACGGCTATACATAATAACCGAGACCTGCGGCTTGCTGTTTTGAATGTTGAAAAGGCACGGGCATTATACGGAATTTCGTGGTCTAAGTTGTTGCCGGTTGTTGATGCCGATGCAGGGTATAGTAAGCAAAAATATTCTTCTGATTTTGTGGCCGCGGGAACTCCGGATACAATCAAACAATATAGCGCTAATTTAGGCATAGCTGCTTGGGAGATTGATTTTTTCGGCCGTATTCGTAGCCTTAGTAAGCAGGCATTGGAAGATTATTTTGCTACAGAGGAGGCCCGTCGCAGCGCGCAGATTACGCTTTTGTCTGAAGTTGCCAGAGCGTATATGATTATTGCTGCAGACCGGGAGAATCTTAAATTAGCTCAGTCCACACTTGAGGCGCAGAAAGGCGTATATAATTTAGTATTGCAAAAATATAAACTTAATCTTGTAAATGAAATTGATTTACAGCGGTCCAGAACCCAGGTGGATACTGCTATGGGAGATGTCGTGCTTTACACGCAACAGTTAGCAAAGGATCAAAACGCGTTAAATCTTCTGGCTGGTTCTGTAGTGCCGGAAAATCTATTGCCTGCTGGCTTGACAGAAATTACTCCGCTTACCGATATTTTCCCCGGGCTATCTTCCGAGGTATTGCTTAGGCGCCCGGATATTATAAGTGCGGAACACAAATTAAAAGGCGCCTATGCTAATATTGGGGCAGCCCGTGCTGCTTTTTTCCCTACTATTTCACTTACAACTACTCTTGGTTCGGCAAGCAATCAATTCTCTGGTTTATTCTCAGGCGGTAGGGGTACGTGGAGCTATGCGCCACAAGTTGTGATGCCAATTTTTGATCCAAGTATATGGTTTGCATATAGAGTTAGTGAAACGTCTCGCAAAATAGCACTGGCTCAATATGAAAAAACCATTCAAACAGCCTTCAAGGAAGTAGCTGATGTCCTTGCTGTGCAAGGCACAGTTAACCAGCAAATAGTGTTGCAGCAATCTATGGTTGATTCCGCGCAGAAAGTTTATACCCTTTCAAGCAAGCGCTATACAAATGGAATTGATAGCTACTTGAGTGTTCTTGATGCGCAGCGATCGCTTTACAGGGCACAGCGGGAGCTCATCCTCATGCAGTTATCCAAGTTGGTTAACGAGGTAAAGGCTTATGCGGTATTGGGTGGAGGAGGATTGGATGATACGGTTGAGCAGAGGCGGGATAACCGTGGTTCCTTTGAGGAAAAGATTCTTTCATTGTTAGATCAAAAGTTTAGAAAATAGAAATACTTAAGTTAATAATCA contains:
- a CDS encoding non-canonical purine NTP pyrophosphatase → MFNNPKKKKTFGELGLVVKHKISHRFRALEKAKKIIQKYIEKQAVS
- a CDS encoding tetratricopeptide repeat protein, which encodes MSFRKVCFLVSLLVLCSKFCFAQELIPKEAADYYVKGVQEQKAGNFDAANMNYQKTLLMDPNNTKWNKFILNNRGVMFAQSGDLETAEKAFKEVLRMDPDYTPAKLNLGLIIDKRRSKCESLEYWAKVFNLEKRKPRELFVDEGLPKAKK
- a CDS encoding group I intron-associated PD-(D/E)XK endonuclease, with the protein product MHHTKEKADLGVAKTIADLVSKGHVPCVPLSEHQPYDLVVVLNEGAIVKLQVKYATLKQNGAIEVKFRTSWADKNGSHTRRYSEKEFDFYAIFCPEKDIVLYIPNSLNCPKTIRFDQTHNNQKKYVRWARDYLVIKGESSETKRHTPEMVKT
- a CDS encoding DUF748 domain-containing protein; the encoded protein is MEIKNPLQKFHTFKEMSFLKKVVLIAVLVFLVFTLIAYVFLSFTGRQIAIREIERFTHEKVTVGSFYIVPPMDMEIKNLNIGELGKIDHLSISLSIPYLIFGKIGINRLVIDKPELNLHRDKENINVPVAVANNITASSTVRTKTGERPRRKHRRIILKRVFVKNGKLNFTDNAAGSSGIKIVVKDVNFSLTNLLTSPFSSNTNFDLSGKIPWKEGKAEGKINAEGWIDFYKKDMKAKLKISDIDGVYLYPYYSAWVDLEKARIASANLDFTSNINGKNNNVTAECHLELSNIVRKKKQVEEGQKPENVSLSVLDIFKAMDQGKVVLDFTLRTKMDKPELGFGSIKMAFEEKVAEPKTYRGFRAQDILEFPSRLLEGVFKGSADLSKAAIDGIFAVGNEAKKNFEPKHKRRKLP
- a CDS encoding HNH endonuclease translates to MPNQKCKICGEEFYTKPFHAKKGWGKYCSIKCRSQSQFNGKWVECAYCGKKIYRTPRDYRKSKSKRFFCSVSCHCSWENKNVRCGVNAPNWVAGESAYRDLMHRYKIPLKCKMCGISDKRVLIVHHKDGNRRNNTIDNLERLCCNCHAVIHA
- a CDS encoding flagellar basal body-associated protein FliL, whose product is MIKNNLFRKNIILFLIVIFSLVGITIPAFAESQDVQSYTNDSNPLKNAVILIIRHAEKPAEGFELSPAGEARAKAYAGYFQKYMIDGKIVKLDYLFSTADSKESHRPRLTIEPLSKALGMKIESRFQDDDFAKLAQEIKDYPHGQNLLICWHHGKIPGLLSALGADPTKLLPDGKWPEEVFCWVMQLRFDENGKLFDARRVNEDLMPGDSEQN
- a CDS encoding glycine zipper domain-containing protein, with product MKRIFGGFVAVIFCVAALTGCSTKGGTGAIVGGGLGALAGNLIGSNVAGTLIGAGVGAGVGYLIGNEMDKDKAKKMQQVSEDELKPLSGTAWQVIKISPQPKEPVVSTVVRFNPDGTAVTTKTHEDGKIEKTTEKYRIVGDTLIFNNDGYIVNDKFSLSDATLEIFAEKHSITLQKI
- a CDS encoding M28 family peptidase; protein product: MKINKKVTRRFIDLVLIILCLLAVANSFTFGLNFTATKKRPKPKDARIAERLKAHVHKLSEEIGERNLDHYPKLEQAAEYIARKLEYYDYTVKFQEYFLEGKAVKNIVARKKGSVLPDGIIVVGAHYDTVATPGADDNASGVAVVLELARILVNSPTSRSIEFCFFTCEEDPFFKTELMGSRLFVRLARAEAKNIRYAVIFDMVGYYTDKMNSQRYFPLITGLFLPNRGNFISVFSNSRSSGLSSFLIKSFQRNSRFPIVLLATNFDPTIDFSDHWAFWKEGYPTVMVSDTSSLRNNKYHTNADTWDTLDFDSMACVVEGFSVSLLELANRKQ
- a CDS encoding TetR/AcrR family transcriptional regulator, whose amino-acid sequence is MVPFNRKERDKLLRQSDILKAAERVFAAKGYYKTTIQDIAKEAQYAVGTIYQYFTDKEILYLELIERKLGDLITEVKKEVDKTGDTKEKIKVLVRQQLTYFEKNFDFFKIYFSERGGLRWVIKDRISKTSVDRFVKYIDYIAELLKDAQEKSLIRKDLESEKLAYVLISMLNAVIIPCFKGISKTEKIIDMTDFILQVFFKGVEPG
- a CDS encoding efflux RND transporter periplasmic adaptor subunit, translated to MYSKVDSNKILFVIFFAGVSSLFLTITGCGKQGERPAYKPEVAVVEMRPERVVITTELPGRTTAFLTDEIRPQINGLIQKRLFTEGSEIKAGQVLYQIDPAPFQAAFDKAKANLPALRLKVDRYKEALVEKAVSQQEFDDADASLKQAEAEMEMARINLNYTKIVSPIAGRIGASSVTDGDIVTAYQPVALATIQQLDPIYVDIPQSTAELLRLRNSLEGGHLKHDIENQNKVKLILEDGTVYSSEGVLQFQDVTVDPTTGSVILRVIFQNPKSVLLPGMFVRAIITEGVNENAILVPQQGVSRNPKGEALALIVNAEDKVEQRILVLDRAIGDKWLVTSGLNPGDKVIVEGIQKVRPGSSVKVISFDTGSEK